The proteins below are encoded in one region of Malaclemys terrapin pileata isolate rMalTer1 chromosome 20, rMalTer1.hap1, whole genome shotgun sequence:
- the CHMP2A gene encoding charged multivesicular body protein 2a codes for MDLLFGRRKTPEEMLRQNQRALNRAMRDMDRERQKLETQEKKIIADIKKMAKQGQMDAVKIMAKDLVRTRRYVKKFIMMRANIQAVSLKIQTLKSNNSMAQAMKGVTKAMATMNRQLKLPQIQKIMMEFEKQSEIMDMKEEMMNDAIDDAMGDEDDEEESDAVVSQVLDELGLTLTDELSNLPSTGASLSVTAGKKAEPSAALADADADLEERLKNLRRD; via the exons ATGGACCTGCTGTTCGGGCGCCGGAAGACGCCGGAGGAGATGCTGCGGCAGAACCAGCGGGCCCTGAACCGGGCCATGCGGGACATGGATCGCGAGCGGCAGAAGCTGGAGACCCAGGAGAAGAAGATCATCGCCGACATCAAGAAGATGGCGAAGCAGGGGCAGATG GACGCAGTGAAGATCATGGCCAAGGACCTGGTGCGAACCCGGCGCTATGTCAAGAAATTCATCATGATGCGGGCAAACATCCAGGCCGTGTCGCTCAAGATCCAGACCCTCAAGTCCAACAACTCCATGGCCCAGGCCATGAAGGGCGTCACCAAGGCCATGGCCACCATGAACAGACAG CTGAAGCTGCCCCAGATCCAGAAGATCATGATGGAGTTTGAGAAGCAGTCGGAGATCATGGACATGAAGGAGGAGATGATGAATGATGCCATCGATGATGCCATGGGGGACGAGGATGAtgaggaggagag cgaTGCTGTGGTGTCCCAGGTGCTGGATGAGCTGGGCCTGACCCTAACGGATGAGCTCTCCA ACCTGCCATCGACGGGGGCCTCGCTCAGCGTGACGGCCGGGAAGAAGGCCGAGCCCTCCGCGGCGCTGGCGGATGCCGATGCCGACCTGGAGGAGCGGCTGAAGAACCTGCGTCGGGActaa